In Sphingobacterium thalpophilum, a genomic segment contains:
- a CDS encoding 3-ketoacyl-ACP reductase, with protein MQDLKNKNALITGAGKGLGKAMALELAKEGVNIALAGRTEKDLLRVAAEISAINSDVKVQTYALDVSDYTGVQDTVKSILETFETIDILINSAGVLAVGGINELPVEQWEQSFKINVFGTYYMIHEVFPEMVKNNGGDIINIASTSGLKGSAKMSAYGASKAAVINLTESVMQEGRKSNIRVSTINPSTIATDMTVNANFTDGNEEKVLQPEDLATLVVHHLKLPKRAFVKEFSLWSTNP; from the coding sequence ATGCAAGATTTAAAAAATAAGAATGCCCTTATCACAGGTGCTGGTAAGGGGTTAGGTAAAGCGATGGCTTTGGAATTGGCAAAAGAAGGGGTCAATATCGCTCTGGCAGGTCGTACAGAAAAAGATTTGCTACGGGTAGCTGCTGAAATCAGTGCCATTAACAGCGATGTAAAAGTGCAAACTTATGCCTTGGATGTCTCAGATTATACAGGTGTACAAGACACGGTAAAAAGTATTTTGGAAACTTTTGAAACTATTGATATTCTTATCAATAGTGCCGGAGTTTTGGCTGTAGGAGGTATCAACGAATTGCCAGTTGAGCAATGGGAGCAATCTTTCAAAATAAATGTATTTGGAACGTATTATATGATCCACGAGGTATTCCCGGAAATGGTCAAAAACAATGGTGGTGATATCATTAACATAGCATCTACCTCAGGTTTGAAAGGTTCTGCAAAAATGAGTGCCTACGGAGCATCAAAAGCAGCGGTGATCAATCTTACCGAGAGTGTGATGCAAGAAGGCCGCAAGTCCAACATTCGTGTATCGACCATCAACCCGAGTACCATTGCCACAGATATGACGGTGAACGCCAACTTCACCGATGGAAACGAAGAAAAAGTATTACAGCCGGAAGATTTGGCGACCCTAGTCGTACACCATCTGAAATTGCCAAAACGTGCTTTTGTAAAAGAATTCAGTTTGTGGTCTACCAATCCATAA
- a CDS encoding HAD family phosphatase — translation MNKIQAVLFDLDGTLIDSEYFYFKNWAPILKQEFNLQINYEDWIRDFAGHTLAHNVKRLTEDYGYDVTEEHMWKRTRAAYADSNMSDIELMPGAREILAFLKAEDIRIGLVTSSYRSTVDTVLGKHELLDYFEFFVTRECVELPKPNPEPYRLALTHLGLPADRCVAIEDTSTGSTSALGAGTQLIAVTKQEVERARLTAVDNIVENLSEAKALLAQWI, via the coding sequence ATGAATAAAATACAGGCGGTATTGTTCGATCTGGACGGTACGTTAATTGATTCGGAATATTTCTATTTCAAAAACTGGGCACCTATATTAAAACAGGAATTTAACCTTCAGATCAACTATGAAGATTGGATTCGCGATTTTGCTGGACATACTTTAGCACATAATGTCAAGCGTCTTACCGAGGACTATGGCTACGACGTGACGGAAGAACATATGTGGAAGCGTACACGTGCGGCTTATGCCGATTCTAACATGAGCGATATTGAATTGATGCCTGGAGCACGAGAAATTTTAGCTTTTTTGAAAGCAGAAGATATCCGTATTGGGCTTGTGACCTCGAGTTATAGAAGCACAGTCGATACTGTTTTGGGCAAGCACGAGCTTTTGGATTATTTTGAGTTTTTTGTCACGCGTGAGTGTGTGGAGCTGCCAAAACCCAATCCGGAACCTTATCGTTTGGCATTGACACATCTGGGTCTACCAGCCGACCGCTGTGTGGCTATTGAGGATACGTCAACAGGAAGTACATCGGCATTGGGAGCAGGGACGCAGTTGATTGCAGTTACGAAGCAAGAGGTAGAACGTGCTAGACTAACAGCTGTTGATAACATTGTGGAAAACTTATCTGAGGCGAAAGCCCTGTTGGCGCAATGGATTTGA
- a CDS encoding gluconate 2-dehydrogenase subunit 3 family protein, translated as MNRRTAIKQFFIIAGGLTILSSCLNDGGASIVLNKLKISAEDEQFLGDLANILIPKSDTPGGKDLNLHLFVIKMVDDCESPENQAKFVAGFNKLRKQLNLKNNKETETTLAGLKDQTDEKAFFETFKSRAIQGYMNSEYVMKNKVIYKLIPGPYNGAVKVKA; from the coding sequence ATGAACCGTAGAACCGCAATAAAGCAATTTTTCATTATCGCTGGCGGACTGACAATTTTGTCGTCCTGTCTGAATGATGGAGGTGCATCAATTGTATTAAATAAGCTGAAGATTTCGGCGGAAGATGAGCAATTTTTGGGCGATCTGGCTAACATCCTGATTCCGAAATCGGATACACCGGGAGGAAAGGATCTGAACCTACATCTTTTCGTCATCAAAATGGTGGATGACTGTGAGTCGCCAGAAAATCAGGCTAAATTTGTCGCTGGTTTCAACAAATTGAGAAAACAGTTGAATTTAAAAAATAACAAAGAGACTGAGACCACTTTGGCGGGGTTAAAAGACCAAACCGACGAGAAGGCTTTTTTTGAGACCTTCAAATCGCGTGCAATTCAGGGGTATATGAACTCAGAATACGTGATGAAGAATAAGGTGATCTATAAACTTATTCCGGGTCCGTACAATGGTGCGGTAAAAGTTAAGGCATAA
- a CDS encoding fumarylacetoacetate hydrolase family protein, whose product MKIIAIGRNYIDHAKELNNPVPENPIIFLKPDTAVLKDNKDFYYPEFSKNIQFETEVVLRVCKEGKHVTPKFASTYFDAIGLGIDFTARDVQQELKAKSLPWELAKAFDHSAVISNLIPKEEFAEVNSIDFSLQQNGQKVQQGNTKDMIFSYEDLIVYTSKFITLRKGDLIYTGTPVGVGSVAIGDLLEGFIGEQKMFSCKIK is encoded by the coding sequence ATGAAAATAATTGCAATCGGTCGCAATTACATCGACCACGCGAAAGAGCTCAATAATCCAGTCCCAGAGAATCCCATTATATTTTTAAAACCCGATACAGCGGTCTTAAAGGATAACAAAGATTTCTATTACCCCGAATTCTCCAAAAACATTCAGTTCGAAACCGAAGTTGTCCTCCGGGTCTGTAAGGAAGGAAAACATGTGACACCAAAATTTGCATCAACCTATTTCGATGCTATCGGCCTAGGGATTGACTTTACCGCAAGGGACGTGCAGCAAGAATTAAAAGCAAAAAGCCTTCCCTGGGAATTGGCAAAAGCATTTGACCATTCTGCAGTGATCAGCAACCTGATTCCTAAAGAAGAATTTGCGGAAGTAAATTCGATTGATTTCTCCCTGCAGCAAAATGGGCAAAAAGTTCAGCAGGGAAATACCAAGGACATGATTTTCTCCTACGAAGATCTGATTGTATATACCTCCAAATTTATTACCCTACGCAAAGGTGACCTCATTTACACCGGAACTCCAGTTGGTGTCGGATCTGTAGCCATCGGCGATTTATTGGAAGGTTTCATTGGCGAACAGAAGATGTTTAGCTGTAAAATTAAATAG
- a CDS encoding M23 family metallopeptidase — MIKKTTAMLSLLACMAGLSKGQDIIKSRNYPQNYFVRPMDLAPQASGSFGELRATHFHGGDDYRTQQRINIPVHAAAEGFVSRVRVQIGGGGNYVYIDHPNGYTSVYMHLESFNSDLAKIIKDEQYKQKRFDVDIFLKPNQVLVRKGEFIANSGNTGGSAGPHLHFEIRDTKAQLPLNPQLFGLLFPDGVKPIIRGMTVYDLGSELFDENTPRRHQTIRSVGSGNYSLATNAPISVNGTFGLGINTVDKRRGISFTYGVYSIELFLDNKNISTVLFESIPFDQTRAIQSYVDYPYLKKSGVRVQKSFKDPNNPINIFKNLDNLGKITLKDNEVHEVKYVVKDVQGNTSELNFKVQNNPSLSISRPNAKGLKMFHYADENKYEAENARVYMSKNILYDDLYFNYSQGAKPAKGYSAMHYIHNAYTPVFGYYKLMIKPDYSLSENLYDKALIVSSDGGAQGGQYENGWVVANVREFGGFYIAVDTIAPNITARNLTDGKNVSNQRSIDFTISDNLSGIATFDAYIDGKWALMKYDPKTRHIWHDFEPELSSGRHDFKLEVKDNKGNLKVYEASFSTSR; from the coding sequence ATGATAAAAAAAACGACAGCAATGCTCTCCCTGCTGGCCTGCATGGCAGGTCTAAGCAAGGGACAAGATATTATCAAAAGCCGCAATTATCCACAAAATTATTTTGTACGGCCCATGGACCTAGCGCCGCAGGCTTCAGGATCGTTCGGCGAATTGCGCGCAACGCATTTCCATGGTGGAGACGATTACCGGACACAACAACGCATCAATATTCCTGTGCATGCAGCGGCGGAAGGTTTTGTATCCCGCGTCAGGGTACAGATAGGTGGTGGTGGTAATTATGTTTACATTGATCATCCCAATGGTTACACCTCGGTGTACATGCACCTCGAAAGTTTCAATTCTGATCTTGCGAAAATCATCAAAGATGAGCAGTACAAGCAAAAACGTTTTGATGTCGATATATTTCTCAAACCCAACCAAGTACTTGTAAGAAAAGGTGAGTTTATTGCAAATTCGGGCAATACAGGCGGGTCTGCAGGTCCACATCTTCATTTTGAAATCCGGGATACAAAAGCACAATTGCCGCTCAATCCGCAATTGTTTGGCCTGTTGTTTCCAGACGGTGTAAAACCGATTATCCGCGGTATGACGGTCTACGATTTGGGTTCCGAACTGTTTGATGAAAATACGCCCCGCAGGCATCAAACCATCAGATCTGTTGGTAGCGGCAATTATAGTTTAGCAACAAACGCCCCTATCTCTGTGAATGGTACCTTTGGGTTGGGAATCAACACGGTTGATAAACGGAGAGGCATCTCTTTTACATATGGTGTGTATTCGATTGAACTATTTTTGGACAATAAAAACATCAGCACGGTACTGTTCGAATCCATTCCTTTTGATCAGACCCGTGCGATACAGTCCTACGTAGACTACCCTTATTTAAAAAAGTCAGGGGTACGCGTGCAAAAGAGCTTCAAAGATCCTAACAATCCGATCAACATCTTCAAAAACTTGGATAACCTCGGTAAAATAACGTTGAAAGACAATGAGGTCCATGAGGTAAAATATGTGGTCAAGGATGTTCAAGGGAATACGAGCGAATTGAATTTTAAGGTGCAGAATAACCCTTCACTTTCCATCAGCCGCCCAAATGCGAAGGGGCTTAAAATGTTTCACTATGCCGATGAAAACAAATATGAAGCGGAGAATGCTCGGGTTTATATGAGCAAAAATATATTGTATGACGACCTTTACTTCAATTATTCGCAGGGAGCAAAACCTGCAAAAGGCTACTCGGCAATGCACTATATCCACAACGCTTATACACCGGTGTTCGGATATTACAAGCTCATGATCAAACCAGACTACAGCTTGTCTGAAAATCTTTATGACAAAGCCTTGATTGTTTCTTCTGATGGCGGAGCACAAGGTGGTCAATATGAGAACGGCTGGGTGGTAGCCAACGTACGCGAATTTGGTGGTTTTTACATCGCTGTCGATACCATTGCACCAAATATCACTGCGCGTAACCTTACCGACGGCAAGAATGTTTCCAATCAACGCTCCATCGATTTTACCATCAGTGACAATCTATCGGGTATAGCTACTTTTGACGCTTATATTGACGGGAAATGGGCTTTAATGAAATATGACCCTAAAACAAGACATATCTGGCATGACTTCGAACCGGAACTCAGCAGTGGCAGACACGACTTTAAACTTGAAGTGAAAGACAACAAAGGGAATTTGAAGGTCTACGAGGCTTCATTCTCCACATCGCGTTAA
- a CDS encoding IclR family transcriptional regulator translates to MIQSLEKLFLIMDYMVQNGNRVRIQDIASGLDMKKSTVHNFVKTLVHMGYADQEELSTRYYLTGKMHHLIPTEYSTATLKTDYRPIVEKITELTGETAYLTIQLGSYMRHELKSDPKRSVRISLEVGKEMDVMNSALGNVFMAHSPSLTKQLMVNLIEPEQIKLQKQLDNVIEKGYAEDYERLEKEMNCVAVPIYSNNKLLAAIGISGPSYRFGTKEMQQGIQIIQSLLKNKVS, encoded by the coding sequence ATGATACAGTCGCTCGAGAAGCTATTTCTCATTATGGATTATATGGTACAAAACGGTAATCGGGTGCGTATACAAGATATTGCATCAGGTTTGGATATGAAAAAATCTACGGTACATAATTTTGTTAAAACCTTGGTGCATATGGGCTATGCAGATCAAGAGGAACTTTCTACCCGATATTACCTCACAGGCAAAATGCATCACCTCATCCCAACGGAATATTCTACCGCTACACTGAAAACAGACTATCGTCCTATCGTAGAAAAAATAACCGAACTCACCGGTGAAACCGCTTATCTAACCATACAGCTAGGATCCTATATGCGGCACGAACTAAAAAGCGATCCCAAACGCTCTGTACGTATAAGTCTAGAAGTAGGTAAAGAAATGGATGTAATGAATTCGGCTTTGGGTAATGTTTTTATGGCACATTCACCGAGTTTGACCAAACAATTAATGGTTAATCTCATCGAGCCAGAACAAATCAAATTGCAAAAGCAACTCGATAATGTAATAGAAAAAGGCTATGCTGAAGATTATGAACGTTTGGAAAAAGAGATGAATTGCGTAGCGGTACCAATTTATAGTAATAATAAATTATTGGCAGCAATTGGTATTTCAGGCCCATCGTATCGTTTTGGAACTAAAGAAATGCAACAGGGAATACAGATCATTCAATCATTATTAAAGAATAAGGTATCTTAA
- a CDS encoding GMC oxidoreductase, with product MANLNIDSEKNRTYDAIVIGSGISGGWSAKELCEKGLKTLVLERGRDVQHIKDYPTTNMMPWEFEHRNEMPFKVKEENPIVSKCYAFHEDAAHFFVKDKEHPYIQEKPFDWIRGYQVGGKSLLWARQTQRWSDFDFEGPARDGFAVDWPIRYADLAPWYAYVEKFAGIAGNHDGLPELPDGEFLPGYPLNIVEKYFKESVQKKFPERKVISARCAHLSKPNQIHIEQGRVQCQNRVLCQRGCPFGGYFSSNATTIPWAAKTGNMTLRPFSVVHSILYDEQKGKAVGVRVIDTNTKEEIDFYAKLIFVNAAAINTNLILLNSKSNRFPNGLGNDSGVLGKYVAFHNYSARIYAEYEGMLDFTAEGRNPAGGGYIPRFRNLHKQETDFLRGYAAGFGASRSKESDRSGLGLDLKNNLLNPKLGVWQVGSHMMGETIPKESGMVSLDSSKKDDWGIPLLKIAVDYDENDEKMKKDYIAVMTEMFTDAGFTNIRPDSHWQAPGLDIHEMGGARMGHDPKTSVLNKWNQMHAVKNVFVTDGASMTSTSTQNPSLTYMAFSARSVDYAISEMKKGNI from the coding sequence ATGGCAAATCTAAATATTGACAGTGAAAAAAACAGAACCTACGATGCGATCGTGATCGGTTCGGGAATTAGTGGCGGTTGGTCCGCAAAAGAGTTGTGCGAGAAGGGCTTGAAAACATTGGTTTTGGAACGCGGACGTGATGTGCAACATATCAAGGATTACCCAACCACCAATATGATGCCTTGGGAGTTTGAACATCGGAATGAAATGCCTTTCAAAGTAAAAGAAGAAAATCCGATTGTCAGCAAATGTTATGCATTCCATGAAGATGCAGCCCATTTTTTTGTAAAAGACAAGGAACACCCTTATATTCAAGAGAAACCTTTTGACTGGATCAGAGGCTATCAAGTTGGCGGCAAGTCGTTATTATGGGCGAGACAGACGCAACGTTGGTCTGACTTTGATTTCGAAGGGCCAGCGAGAGATGGTTTTGCCGTAGATTGGCCGATACGTTATGCTGATTTAGCACCTTGGTATGCTTATGTCGAAAAATTTGCTGGGATTGCAGGTAATCACGATGGACTTCCTGAATTGCCTGACGGTGAGTTTTTGCCAGGGTACCCATTAAATATTGTCGAGAAGTATTTTAAAGAAAGCGTCCAAAAGAAATTTCCGGAGCGCAAAGTGATTTCAGCACGTTGTGCACACCTATCAAAACCAAATCAGATTCACATCGAACAAGGACGTGTACAGTGTCAGAATCGCGTACTTTGTCAGCGAGGATGTCCTTTTGGTGGATATTTCAGTTCCAATGCAACGACAATTCCTTGGGCGGCCAAAACCGGAAATATGACGCTACGTCCATTTTCGGTTGTTCATTCGATTCTCTATGATGAACAAAAGGGAAAGGCAGTGGGTGTACGTGTTATTGATACCAATACAAAAGAGGAAATTGATTTTTATGCCAAACTGATTTTTGTCAATGCGGCTGCAATCAATACGAATTTGATCTTATTGAATTCTAAATCGAACCGTTTTCCAAATGGTTTGGGTAATGATAGTGGTGTGCTCGGAAAATATGTTGCCTTTCACAACTATAGTGCACGCATTTATGCAGAGTATGAAGGGATGTTGGATTTTACGGCCGAAGGGCGGAATCCCGCAGGTGGAGGCTATATTCCACGTTTCAGAAACTTGCACAAACAGGAAACGGACTTTTTAAGGGGCTATGCTGCCGGTTTCGGAGCTTCGCGTAGTAAAGAGTCGGATCGTTCGGGTTTAGGGCTAGATCTGAAGAACAATTTGTTGAATCCTAAATTAGGTGTTTGGCAGGTTGGATCTCACATGATGGGTGAAACGATACCAAAAGAATCAGGAATGGTTTCATTGGATAGCAGTAAGAAAGATGACTGGGGTATTCCATTGTTAAAAATTGCTGTCGATTATGATGAGAATGATGAAAAAATGAAAAAGGATTACATCGCTGTCATGACGGAGATGTTTACGGATGCTGGCTTCACAAACATTCGCCCGGATTCACACTGGCAGGCTCCAGGTTTGGATATCCATGAAATGGGCGGTGCACGTATGGGGCACGACCCGAAAACTTCGGTATTGAATAAATGGAATCAGATGCATGCTGTGAAAAACGTTTTTGTCACAGACGGTGCAAGTATGACCTCGACATCAACACAAAATCCTTCATTGACCTATATGGCATTTTCGGCACGATCTGTCGATTATGCGATTAGCGAGATGAAGAAAGGAAATATTTAG
- a CDS encoding TonB-dependent receptor yields the protein MSKVDVKSLAQLGKKSKLFFSLAVIAGTFQQVNAAVGTSANYDGKSFVKEVNHVQQQVKGKVLDATGKPISGVNIAVKGTSKGTQSDALGNFTLDAKSGDVLVVSSIGYKAKEVTVSGATVSVQLEDDQSQLDEVVVVGYGTMRKSDVTGSIAMVKGADMIKDQNFSPLDNLRGKASGVNIFSNSSQPGAYANRVVIRGVATINSSSNPLYVVDGVVMEDFQLLNPNDIENIEVLKDASSAAIYGARGANGVILVTTKRGNKDGSRTINYQGSAGVSSVQRYMDLLNGQEWVDAFMIGLENENKYQGKSWSLDKKTWFNDPNYFDANGNPLYNTDWQREATRTAISHNHQLSVQQGDDKSSVGAFLNYTDQQGVMNNTWNKRVNAKMAYDAKPTSWLSTAINLTVNHTWGRYTPEDGGGQEARRTMIEMLPWYPVYDKNGQYTFSSSSTVSDKLGFEGMANPVSILDLQKRMRYNTQIFGNAALTFHLADGLDLKTQLGIDNHKKAYKGYSSITLNNISRPNGWAEMNNTNTLYWQEETYLTYNKQFDKHRINAMAGLSWQERTYDFNSSRTEGFFDDAYEYNNMGIGITPSTPGSRWNKWAMNSYFLRAAYSYNDRYSATITGRYDGSSKFGKNNKYAFFPSAGFAWNVSNEDFLKDNTTVSNLKVHTSYGLTGNSEIDPYKSLAIVDAGTILLNNSRAPYSFVNSISNPNLKWEKTAQVDAGVELGLFQNRLNFDVSFYHKKTTDLLLDAPIPTASGFSTVMKNIGSVQNQGLDIMVKGTIINKEDFSWNASLNANYNKNKVLKLGENNADIQMNSWVGGANSVIRVGENLNSFYGYRRLGVYTQADVDAGNATVSQIGRAKRTTEKEIIGKGLPDWTGSFINNLKYKNFDFTLDLQFVKGVDVMQQFFHSTYDRFGITNGLKNILTDAYNGSNPNTMQQAIYLTNNGHAGQDTNVDDAWVADGSYLRVNLIQLGYTFNPEALKGIGLKRVRIYANANNPFLFTSKEFLGYDPESTSQGESKFGQNITFFSYPRAKTFSLGLNVTF from the coding sequence ATGAGCAAAGTTGACGTAAAATCACTTGCGCAGCTTGGGAAAAAATCAAAGTTATTTTTCTCATTGGCTGTCATTGCTGGTACTTTCCAACAAGTCAATGCCGCAGTCGGAACTTCTGCCAATTACGATGGCAAATCCTTCGTAAAAGAAGTAAACCATGTGCAGCAGCAAGTTAAAGGAAAAGTATTGGATGCTACTGGAAAACCAATTTCAGGAGTTAACATCGCCGTTAAAGGTACTTCAAAGGGCACACAATCTGATGCTTTGGGTAATTTTACATTGGATGCTAAATCGGGGGATGTATTGGTGGTTTCTTCCATTGGTTACAAAGCCAAAGAAGTCACTGTTTCCGGTGCAACTGTTTCTGTACAATTGGAAGATGATCAGAGCCAATTGGACGAAGTTGTCGTTGTGGGTTATGGTACCATGCGTAAATCTGATGTAACAGGTTCTATCGCTATGGTTAAAGGAGCCGACATGATCAAAGATCAGAACTTTAGTCCCTTGGATAACTTAAGGGGTAAGGCTTCGGGGGTTAATATCTTTTCTAACTCGAGCCAACCTGGTGCTTACGCCAACCGTGTGGTCATTCGTGGTGTAGCCACGATCAATTCATCATCCAATCCACTCTATGTTGTGGATGGGGTTGTAATGGAAGACTTTCAGTTGTTGAATCCGAATGATATCGAGAATATCGAGGTATTGAAAGACGCATCTTCGGCAGCGATCTACGGTGCACGTGGTGCAAATGGGGTTATCTTAGTAACGACAAAACGCGGAAATAAAGATGGATCCAGAACAATTAACTATCAAGGTTCAGCTGGTGTGAGCTCCGTTCAACGTTATATGGATCTATTGAATGGGCAGGAATGGGTAGATGCCTTTATGATCGGCTTGGAAAATGAAAATAAGTATCAGGGGAAATCCTGGTCCTTGGATAAAAAGACCTGGTTTAATGATCCCAACTATTTTGATGCTAATGGTAACCCTTTGTATAATACAGATTGGCAGCGTGAAGCAACGCGTACAGCCATTTCACATAATCATCAGTTAAGTGTACAACAAGGCGATGATAAATCATCTGTTGGGGCTTTCTTAAATTATACCGATCAACAAGGTGTAATGAATAATACTTGGAATAAACGGGTAAATGCAAAAATGGCCTATGACGCTAAACCGACTTCTTGGCTGTCTACGGCGATTAATTTAACCGTTAACCATACTTGGGGACGTTATACACCAGAAGATGGTGGCGGACAGGAGGCACGTCGTACCATGATTGAAATGCTTCCTTGGTATCCTGTGTACGATAAAAATGGACAATATACATTTTCATCATCTTCGACTGTTTCGGACAAATTAGGGTTTGAAGGAATGGCTAATCCAGTGTCTATCCTAGATTTGCAAAAGAGGATGCGTTATAATACACAGATATTTGGTAATGCGGCACTAACATTTCATCTGGCCGATGGTTTGGATCTTAAGACACAATTGGGGATAGATAATCATAAAAAAGCGTATAAAGGATATTCTTCCATTACCTTGAATAATATCTCAAGACCAAATGGCTGGGCTGAAATGAACAATACCAATACCCTATATTGGCAAGAAGAGACTTATCTGACCTATAATAAGCAGTTTGATAAACACCGCATTAATGCTATGGCAGGTTTATCCTGGCAAGAAAGAACTTACGACTTCAATAGTTCTAGAACCGAAGGCTTTTTCGACGATGCTTATGAATACAATAATATGGGAATTGGAATTACACCATCGACACCAGGGTCTAGGTGGAACAAATGGGCTATGAATTCCTATTTCTTAAGAGCAGCTTACTCCTATAACGATCGTTACTCGGCGACAATTACAGGACGTTATGATGGATCATCCAAATTCGGTAAGAATAATAAATATGCTTTCTTCCCATCTGCTGGTTTCGCATGGAATGTGTCGAATGAGGACTTTTTGAAAGACAATACCACCGTTAGCAATTTAAAGGTCCATACAAGTTACGGATTAACAGGTAACTCGGAGATTGATCCGTACAAGTCCCTGGCAATTGTTGATGCCGGAACGATATTGCTAAACAATTCAAGAGCACCATATTCCTTTGTGAATTCTATTTCGAATCCAAATTTGAAATGGGAAAAAACCGCTCAGGTTGATGCTGGAGTTGAATTGGGCTTATTTCAAAATCGTTTAAATTTTGATGTGTCTTTCTATCATAAGAAAACGACCGACTTGCTACTGGATGCGCCAATTCCAACCGCATCAGGATTTAGTACAGTGATGAAAAATATCGGATCCGTGCAAAATCAAGGTTTAGACATTATGGTTAAGGGAACCATTATCAATAAAGAAGACTTTAGCTGGAATGCCTCACTTAATGCCAATTACAATAAAAATAAGGTGTTAAAATTAGGCGAGAACAATGCCGATATCCAAATGAATAGCTGGGTAGGCGGTGCTAATAGTGTTATCCGTGTTGGTGAGAACTTAAATAGTTTTTATGGTTACAGAAGATTAGGGGTATATACTCAAGCTGATGTGGATGCCGGAAATGCGACGGTAAGTCAAATCGGACGTGCAAAAAGAACGACTGAGAAAGAGATTATTGGTAAAGGATTGCCCGACTGGACAGGTAGTTTTATCAACAATTTGAAATATAAGAACTTCGATTTTACCTTGGATCTGCAATTTGTTAAAGGTGTCGATGTGATGCAACAATTTTTCCATTCGACTTATGACCGTTTTGGTATCACCAATGGTTTGAAAAATATCTTAACCGACGCGTATAATGGATCAAATCCGAATACCATGCAACAGGCTATTTATTTGACCAATAATGGACATGCTGGACAAGATACCAATGTGGATGATGCTTGGGTAGCTGATGGTTCCTATTTACGGGTAAACTTAATTCAACTGGGGTATACATTTAACCCAGAAGCCTTAAAGGGTATCGGTCTAAAACGTGTTAGAATCTACGCAAATGCAAATAATCCGTTTTTATTCACTTCAAAAGAATTTTTAGGATATGATCCTGAAAGTACTTCACAAGGTGAGAGTAAGTTTGGACAAAACATAACGTTTTTCTCTTATCCAAGAGCGAAGACTTTTTCGTTGGGTCTGAATGTAACATTTTAA
- a CDS encoding DUF6266 family protein, with product MAIIEDGPNGGFRGKVGSIYGYNRMGQWIIRGARRKNSKPPTEAQRLHRQKMKAIGKFCAENKAVFDFGYGLKKENGSKYGAFQLAQKHVFNDVLAFDADHNPVVNFENLNVFVGDLIPPTGTKVSVNEGRIFLEWIPNPAYDDEIYKLNLAFVSLNDFCSLKPAVASARDGQCFVDVPVELSKKADYHVYIGFWDTYHGAFSNSTYCGVI from the coding sequence ATGGCTATAATAGAAGATGGGCCCAATGGTGGCTTTCGAGGTAAAGTTGGTTCGATATATGGATACAATCGTATGGGGCAATGGATTATTCGCGGAGCAAGGAGAAAAAACAGTAAACCTCCGACTGAAGCTCAGCGATTACATCGTCAAAAAATGAAAGCTATCGGAAAATTTTGTGCGGAGAACAAAGCAGTTTTTGATTTTGGCTATGGGCTAAAAAAAGAAAATGGATCTAAATATGGTGCATTTCAGCTCGCGCAAAAACATGTTTTCAATGATGTACTGGCTTTTGATGCCGATCATAATCCTGTTGTGAATTTTGAAAATTTGAATGTGTTTGTGGGGGATCTAATACCGCCCACGGGTACTAAGGTAAGTGTGAATGAAGGTCGTATATTTTTGGAATGGATACCAAACCCAGCGTATGATGATGAAATTTATAAGTTAAATCTAGCATTTGTTAGCTTAAATGATTTCTGTTCCTTAAAACCAGCAGTTGCATCTGCTAGGGATGGCCAATGTTTTGTGGACGTACCGGTTGAATTAAGCAAAAAAGCTGATTATCATGTCTACATCGGTTTTTGGGATACGTATCATGGTGCATTCTCAAATTCTACCTATTGTGGCGTCATTTAA